The region AACGCGGCGCCCGGCACGGTGATCTACACGGCTGCGGCGGTGGATCCCGATCATTTCAAGGGCGACATGCGCTACAGCCTCGGCGGCGCGGACGCGGGGCTGCTGCGCATCGACGCCGTCACGGGGGCGGTCACGCTGCTCGCCTCCGCGGATTACGAAGCGAAGGCCAGCTACCGCTTCGACGTGATCGCGAGCGAAGGCGCGAGCGCCACGGCGCAAGCGGTCGTGGTGATGGTCGGCAACCTGGACGACAACGCGCCCGTGTTCACCTCGGGCGCGACGGGCACCGTCGCGGAGAACGCGCCCGTCGACACGCCGATCTACAGCGCGACCACGACGGACCCCGACCAGCTCGGGGCGCCGACCTATTCGCTGGGCGGCGCCGACGCGGCGCTGCTGGACATCTCCGCCGCGGGCGTCGTCACGCTCAAGACACCCGCCGATTTCGAGGCGAAGGCGAGCTACAGCTTCGACGTGATCGCCAGCGACGGCGCGCACGTCACGACGCAGGCCCTGGTCGTCGACGTCACGAACGTGGCTCCCGCCGTCGGCAGTGTCGCGATCACCTCGGCCAGCGGCGCGTCGAACGGCATGCTGAACGCGGGCGACGTCGTCGAAGTCACCGTCACCATGACGGAGCCGACCACCGTCACCGGCACGCCCCACCTCGCGCTGAACATCGGCGGCGAGACCGCGCAGGCGGCGTACGTGTCGGGCAGCGGCACGTCCTCGCTGGTATTCGCATACACCATTGCCGCCGGGCAAACCGATGCGAACGGCATCGGCATCGACGCGGACAGCCTCGTCCTCGAGGGCGCAACGCTGGCCGACGGCACCGCGCCCGCGGACCTTGCGCACGCCGCCGTGCCGGACAACGCGGCCTACATGGTCGACACCACGGCGCCGACGCTGTCGATCTCGAGTTCGGCCGACACACTGGCCACCGGCGGCACGGCCACCATCACCTTCACGTTTTCCGAGGACCCGGGCGCGAGCTTCACGGACGCCGACATCGCCGTCACCGGTGGCACGCTCGGCCCCCTGGGCGGCAGCGGCCTGACGCGCACCGCCACCTTCACCGCGACCGCGAGCGCGACGCTCAGCACCGGCGCGCACATCTCGGTACTGCCGTCCAGCTTCACCGATGCCGCTGGCAACGCAGGCGACGAGGGGTCCGGTGCGCCGCAGGTGGACATCGCGACCGTCTTCAACCACGTGCTCTTCGTCGGCAACAGCGCGACCTTCGCGCGGGTCGATCCCGTCATGTCGTACAACACCTACGACCCCGTGACCAACCCCGACGGCGTGCACGACCTCACCTCGCCCGAGCGCGGCGGCAGCTTCGCCAACCTGACCGGCTCGAACCTGTACGAGCCGCACCCCTGGGGCGGCGTCCCCGGCCTGGTCGACCGGTTCGCCAAAGAGGTGGGGCTCAACTACGACGTGTCCATCTCCGCGCGCAATGCCGCCACGCTGCAGGGCCACTACACGAACTCCTCGCCGGCAGGCTGGGACCTGCGCGGGAACATCGCGAGCAAGGACTGGGACATCGTCGTGCTGCAGGACCAGACGGACGAGCCGCTGCCCGGCGGCTCGGGCAGCATCACCTTCGCGCCCGGCAGTTCCACCGCCAGCCTGATCGTCACGCCCACCGGCGACGCGGTGCAGGAGTACGACGAGACGCTCGCGCTCACGCTCGCTGCCGCCGGCGGCTACCGCGTGGGCACCAGCGGCGCGATCACGACGACGCTGCTCAACGACGACCCGACCGCACCCGTGAGCAACCCCGCGCTGCCGACGGTCACGCTGGTCGCAAACCCGGGCTCCGTCGCGGAGGACGGCACGGGCAACCTCGTCTACACCTTCACGCGCACCGGCGCGACGACGAGCGACCTCGTCATCAACTTCACGGTGTTCCGCGACGGTTCGACCTCGCCGTCGGTCTCCACCACCATCTCCTCCAGCCAGGACCTGGAGATGTACAACACCACCACCGGCGCGTTCTCCGCGACGGGCGGCAGCAGCACCTCGCCCTACCGCTTCACCAACGGCGGCGGTTTCGCGACCAGCGGCAGCACCGGCGTGAACACGACGACCGGCAGCGTCTCCTTCACCTCCAACACCGGCACCATTGTCATCAAGGCGGGGCAGACGTCCGCCAGCCTGACGATGGACCCGCATGCCGACACCGCCATCGAATCCGACGA is a window of Caenimonas aquaedulcis DNA encoding:
- a CDS encoding cadherin domain-containing protein; protein product: MSNDPRKEKVAENAAPGTAIYKVPGGRSGPANYALTGADAALFDISASGILTLKAPADFETQESYSVTVVTTRDGKTTSESLLVSVVNLNDTPPQFTSGPTGHVDENAAPGTVIYTAAAVDPDHFKGDMRYSLGGADAGLLRIDAVTGAVTLLASADYEAKASYRFDVIASEGASATAQAVVVMVGNLDDNAPVFTSGATGTVAENAPVDTPIYSATTTDPDQLGAPTYSLGGADAALLDISAAGVVTLKTPADFEAKASYSFDVIASDGAHVTTQALVVDVTNVAPAVGSVAITSASGASNGMLNAGDVVEVTVTMTEPTTVTGTPHLALNIGGETAQAAYVSGSGTSSLVFAYTIAAGQTDANGIGIDADSLVLEGATLADGTAPADLAHAAVPDNAAYMVDTTAPTLSISSSADTLATGGTATITFTFSEDPGASFTDADIAVTGGTLGPLGGSGLTRTATFTATASATLSTGAHISVLPSSFTDAAGNAGDEGSGAPQVDIATVFNHVLFVGNSATFARVDPVMSYNTYDPVTNPDGVHDLTSPERGGSFANLTGSNLYEPHPWGGVPGLVDRFAKEVGLNYDVSISARNAATLQGHYTNSSPAGWDLRGNIASKDWDIVVLQDQTDEPLPGGSGSITFAPGSSTASLIVTPTGDAVQEYDETLALTLAAAGGYRVGTSGAITTTLLNDDPTAPVSNPALPTVTLVANPGSVAEDGTGNLVYTFTRTGATTSDLVINFTVFRDGSTSPSVSTTISSSQDLEMYNTTTGAFSATGGSSTSPYRFTNGGGFATSGSTGVNTTTGSVSFTSNTGTIVIKAGQTSASLTMDPHADTAIESDESIKVTLVHPSAGADYNIGTAGPVTATIVNDDFAAGVDTSLPNVTLALSSAASTYENAGQQLVYTFTRSGSTANALTVNFNESGTATYFASDPSKSDFGITTTGATGATLVTTSGANADIPGFEKYATLIENYIHTGAADSITVPGTTIPANVNADLATDVYLYATWARPDMIAGAWDEVTDKTLVTSGPNAGAYTGTGSITQSSTQATAYFLTLEGMSSALTYAYTHLAAVNPDFAGVAPVSTAFMTAVQNGLAVRDPYTEASTSSVATGKVDLWFDDNLHASKYGSYLAGLTLFETLTGLDARALGAGDQVAADLGIDAATAVALQGVASATLGFDPSHHWSAPGAVDDLGGSNASATLATAGAFTFVDASYTAHSVTVQSQAGNLGTLTASVRSDGHAGQVNWLYTVDNAVADPLLAPGAQREDRFTVLLDDGHGHVSAQIIGIDLHGTPET